The Bacteroidales bacterium WCE2008 genome includes a region encoding these proteins:
- a CDS encoding peptide chain release factor 2, with protein MITSEQIKSLRGRVGTLEECLDIAGKRTQVTELQKKTEAPDFWDDPKAAEAFLKNMNGIKSWTTGFDEASAAVDDLDVLYEFAKESVGEDETMETDETRELDEAYAAACAKVEALEMKNMLGDEGDNLGAILTINSGAGGTEANDWSAMLMRMYMRWGERNGMKMTVTTLLDGDEAGIKSATIEFEGDYAYGYLKAENGVHRLVRISPFNAQGKRQTTFSSVFVYPLVDDSINIVINPSDLEWDTFRSGGHGGQNVNKVETGVRVRHIPTGIMVENTETRSQFDNRENALRILKSRLYDIELKKRQEKQAELEGQKKKIEWGSQIRSYVLHPYKMVKDLRTNYSTADTQGVLDGDLNEFMRTYLMQQGSQNTLNSL; from the coding sequence ATGATTACATCTGAGCAGATAAAGTCGTTAAGGGGAAGAGTCGGGACTCTCGAAGAATGTCTCGACATAGCGGGAAAAAGGACGCAGGTTACGGAGCTTCAGAAGAAGACTGAGGCCCCGGATTTCTGGGACGACCCTAAAGCTGCAGAAGCTTTCCTCAAGAACATGAACGGTATAAAATCCTGGACTACAGGATTCGATGAGGCGTCGGCTGCAGTCGACGACCTCGACGTGCTGTATGAATTCGCTAAGGAGAGCGTAGGCGAGGATGAGACCATGGAGACGGACGAGACGCGCGAGCTGGACGAAGCTTATGCGGCCGCCTGCGCCAAGGTCGAGGCCCTCGAGATGAAGAATATGCTCGGCGACGAGGGTGACAATCTCGGAGCCATACTTACGATCAATTCCGGAGCCGGCGGCACGGAGGCCAACGACTGGTCCGCGATGCTTATGCGCATGTACATGAGATGGGGCGAGCGTAACGGCATGAAGATGACCGTCACGACCCTGCTCGACGGCGACGAGGCCGGCATCAAGTCCGCAACCATCGAGTTCGAGGGAGACTACGCCTACGGCTATCTCAAGGCCGAGAACGGAGTGCACCGTCTGGTGCGTATCTCCCCGTTCAATGCGCAGGGCAAGCGTCAGACCACATTCTCTTCGGTCTTCGTATATCCGCTCGTGGACGACTCGATCAATATAGTAATCAATCCTTCGGACCTCGAATGGGATACCTTCAGAAGCGGCGGCCACGGCGGCCAGAACGTCAACAAAGTGGAGACAGGAGTCCGCGTGCGCCATATCCCTACCGGAATCATGGTCGAGAACACGGAGACCCGCTCCCAGTTCGACAACAGGGAGAACGCTCTCCGAATCCTCAAGTCCCGTCTCTATGACATCGAGCTCAAGAAGCGTCAGGAGAAACAGGCCGAGCTCGAGGGCCAGAAGAAGAAAATCGAATGGGGCTCCCAGATCAGGAGCTACGTGCTGCATCCATACAAGATGGTCAAGGACCTGCGCACCAATTACTCGACCGCCGATACCCAGGGAGTCCTGGATGGCGACCTGAACGAGTTCATGCGCACTTACCTTATGCAGCAGGGATCACAGAATACATTAAACTCACTATAA
- a CDS encoding 16S rRNA C967 or C1407 C5-methylase, RsmB/RsmF family, translating to MEVSEAFLRYLADAVGEKGAKTVVSALSLPASVSVRMNPSKAGNWNEDKVAAHFGCGAKKVAWSPEGWLLAERPVFTLDPLLHGGAYYVQDSSAMFVGEMFRKAAGQGRDLRVLDLCAAPGGKTTDLAASLRSICGDSYVLVANEVMKQRATILAENVALWGDPNVIVTSADPKAFASLEGFFDVIVADVPCSGEGMFRKDEEALNQWSEDNVALCEARQRRILADVWPALAEGGILVYSTCTFNRRENDGNVRWIAGTLGAEVMDMGPAPEKVFRTELGYSLLPGMVPGEGQYCAVLLKDGEAGRSEGKAVRTEKCPLLTGEVVMRRAGDLQVAMPEAVAAVAPKLAALRPISMGVAVGTLKGRDMVPDPDLALCLRLAPEAYPAAEVDLQGALAFLHRDNLLLPDAPKGYLKICYEGVPLGFVKNLGNRTNSLMPVHRRIRMDIK from the coding sequence ATGGAAGTTTCAGAGGCTTTTTTAAGGTATCTTGCCGATGCCGTGGGAGAGAAAGGCGCGAAGACAGTTGTCTCCGCGTTGTCTTTGCCAGCATCCGTCTCGGTAAGGATGAACCCGTCGAAAGCCGGAAACTGGAATGAAGATAAAGTCGCGGCCCATTTCGGCTGCGGCGCAAAGAAAGTGGCATGGTCGCCGGAAGGCTGGCTCCTCGCAGAGAGACCGGTATTCACCCTCGACCCGCTGCTGCATGGCGGTGCATACTATGTGCAAGACTCCTCGGCAATGTTCGTCGGGGAAATGTTCCGCAAGGCGGCCGGACAGGGCAGGGACCTCCGCGTCCTCGACCTATGCGCAGCCCCGGGCGGGAAGACGACCGACCTGGCCGCCTCTCTCCGCTCAATCTGCGGCGACAGCTATGTGCTTGTGGCCAACGAAGTAATGAAGCAGAGAGCTACCATCCTGGCGGAGAACGTCGCCCTCTGGGGCGATCCCAACGTCATCGTGACCTCTGCCGACCCTAAGGCATTCGCGTCTCTCGAAGGCTTTTTCGACGTAATCGTGGCCGATGTGCCATGTTCCGGCGAAGGCATGTTCCGAAAGGACGAAGAGGCGCTGAACCAATGGTCCGAAGACAACGTAGCCCTGTGCGAAGCCCGTCAGAGACGGATTCTCGCCGATGTCTGGCCTGCGCTCGCGGAAGGGGGGATTCTCGTCTATTCGACATGTACGTTCAACCGCCGCGAGAATGACGGCAACGTACGTTGGATCGCCGGGACTCTCGGGGCCGAAGTTATGGACATGGGACCGGCACCGGAGAAGGTCTTCCGGACGGAACTGGGGTACAGCCTGCTTCCAGGAATGGTTCCGGGCGAAGGCCAGTACTGTGCGGTGCTGCTGAAGGACGGGGAAGCCGGCAGGAGCGAAGGAAAGGCCGTCAGGACGGAAAAATGTCCGCTTCTGACCGGGGAAGTCGTCATGCGTCGGGCGGGTGACCTGCAAGTCGCCATGCCGGAGGCAGTCGCCGCCGTCGCCCCGAAACTTGCGGCCCTGAGACCGATCTCCATGGGCGTTGCCGTAGGGACTCTGAAGGGCAGGGACATGGTTCCGGACCCGGACCTGGCCCTCTGCCTGAGACTCGCGCCGGAGGCTTATCCGGCCGCCGAAGTCGACCTCCAGGGTGCGCTGGCTTTCCTGCACAGGGATAACCTGCTGCTGCCGGACGCCCCGAAGGGATATCTGAAAATATGTTACGAAGGAGTGCCGCTGGGATTCGTGAAGAATCTCGGAAACAGGACGAACAGTCTGATGCCGGTGCACCGGAGAATTAGAATGGATATAAAATGA
- a CDS encoding orotate phosphoribosyltransferase, with protein sequence MEHNDRKLAKALMDIGAVLLRPTEPFTWASGWHSPIYCDNRRILSDPELRSKVAGWLAEEAMRLYPEAEVVAGVATGAIAHGVLAADRMQKPFVYVRPKPKDHGTGSQIEGKLPAGAKVVVIEDLISTGMSSLAAVKALRDAGAEVLGMVAIFTYGFEIAAKQFAEAGVALSTVSNYGALVDEALASGYIRPEDYEVLQQWRENPAEWNK encoded by the coding sequence ATGGAACATAACGACAGAAAACTCGCAAAGGCGCTGATGGACATCGGCGCTGTACTCCTCAGACCGACAGAACCGTTTACATGGGCATCAGGCTGGCACTCTCCGATCTACTGCGACAACCGCAGGATACTCTCCGATCCGGAGCTCCGCTCCAAGGTCGCTGGCTGGCTCGCAGAAGAGGCCATGAGACTGTACCCGGAGGCTGAAGTCGTCGCCGGAGTCGCAACAGGAGCCATCGCCCACGGAGTTCTCGCCGCAGACAGGATGCAGAAACCGTTCGTCTATGTACGTCCTAAGCCGAAGGACCATGGAACCGGGTCGCAGATCGAGGGCAAGCTCCCTGCCGGTGCGAAAGTCGTTGTCATCGAAGACCTTATCTCTACCGGAATGAGCAGCCTCGCGGCCGTAAAAGCCCTCCGCGATGCCGGTGCGGAAGTGCTCGGAATGGTAGCGATCTTCACTTATGGCTTCGAAATTGCAGCTAAGCAGTTCGCCGAAGCCGGAGTAGCTCTCTCGACAGTCTCCAATTACGGAGCGCTGGTAGACGAGGCCCTTGCCTCCGGATATATCAGGCCGGAAGATTATGAAGTGCTGCAGCAGTGGAGAGAGAATCCGGCAGAATGGAATAAATAA
- a CDS encoding ADP-ribose pyrophosphatase YjhB, NUDIX family: MRKIYFEKRCIFICTPDEAALADPNSVEFHLGDKLDIHALVGMFEASATLSRIYIPTDDIEATYKRICGEFKEVNAAGGLVSNRRGDYLLISRDGLWDLPKGHQEPGEDISVTAIREVQEETGVDKLLLRDLICITDHCYKRNDIWHLKHTWWYDMLYTDPVDLTPQREEDIAKAAWVAKSSLPPFLKNTYPSIVEVFREAHV; the protein is encoded by the coding sequence ATGCGGAAGATTTATTTCGAAAAAAGATGCATATTCATATGTACGCCCGATGAGGCAGCCCTCGCCGACCCGAATTCCGTGGAGTTCCACCTCGGCGACAAACTGGATATCCATGCGCTCGTAGGCATGTTCGAGGCTTCGGCGACGCTTAGCCGGATCTATATTCCTACGGATGACATCGAGGCTACATACAAGAGGATCTGCGGAGAGTTCAAGGAGGTCAACGCCGCCGGCGGACTGGTTTCGAACCGGCGCGGGGATTATCTGCTCATCAGCAGGGACGGGCTCTGGGACCTGCCTAAAGGGCATCAGGAGCCCGGAGAGGATATCAGCGTCACGGCTATCCGCGAGGTGCAGGAGGAGACCGGAGTCGACAAGCTTCTGCTCAGGGACCTTATCTGTATCACAGACCATTGTTACAAGAGGAATGACATCTGGCATCTCAAACATACCTGGTGGTATGACATGCTGTATACCGACCCTGTGGATCTTACGCCGCAGCGTGAGGAGGATATCGCCAAAGCTGCCTGGGTAGCCAAATCGAGCCTTCCTCCGTTCCTGAAGAATACCTATCCTTCTATCGTAGAGGTCTTTAGGGAGGCTCATGTCTGA
- a CDS encoding S-adenosylmethionine:tRNA ribosyltransferase-isomerase: MKLSQFNFSLPKDLIAQEPPRWRDECRLLVLNRKTGEIEHKLFKDIIQYFGKDDMFVLNDTKVFPARLYGKKEKTGADIEVFLLRELNREQRLWDVIVDPARKIRIGNKLYFGEDESLVAEVIDNTTSRGRTLRFLYDGSYEDFKETLFGLGETPILPWVKPKVTPEDAVNFQTIFAKYEGAVSAPAAGLHFSRELFNRMILKDIRKTFITVHMGLGHFRKVDVEDLSKHKMDSEKYIITPQAADEINRTKKSGHQVVAIGVTVMRALETNVTTNDEVNADDNWTSKFIFPPYRFAIPTAIVTNFHLPCSTMLMTVAAFGGYENVMKAYSTAIAEGYKFGPYGDAMLIL, encoded by the coding sequence ATGAAACTATCTCAATTTAACTTTAGCCTGCCAAAGGATCTAATCGCGCAGGAACCGCCGAGATGGCGGGATGAGTGCCGTCTTCTCGTATTGAACAGGAAGACCGGCGAAATCGAGCATAAACTGTTCAAAGATATCATTCAGTACTTCGGCAAGGACGATATGTTCGTGCTTAACGATACTAAGGTTTTCCCTGCAAGGCTTTACGGCAAGAAGGAGAAGACCGGGGCCGATATCGAGGTGTTCCTGCTCAGGGAGCTTAACCGCGAGCAGAGATTGTGGGACGTAATCGTCGATCCTGCAAGGAAGATCCGTATCGGCAACAAGCTGTATTTCGGCGAGGACGAGAGTCTTGTGGCTGAAGTTATCGACAATACCACTTCGCGCGGCCGTACCCTGAGATTCCTGTACGACGGCAGCTACGAGGATTTCAAGGAGACTCTTTTCGGTCTCGGCGAGACTCCTATCCTGCCTTGGGTTAAGCCGAAGGTCACTCCGGAAGATGCAGTCAATTTCCAGACTATCTTCGCGAAGTATGAGGGTGCCGTTTCAGCTCCTGCCGCCGGCCTGCATTTCAGCCGCGAGCTTTTCAACAGGATGATTCTCAAGGATATCCGCAAGACTTTCATTACCGTGCACATGGGTCTCGGCCATTTCCGCAAGGTTGATGTCGAGGATCTCAGCAAGCATAAGATGGATTCCGAGAAGTATATCATCACTCCGCAGGCTGCCGATGAGATCAACCGTACCAAGAAGAGCGGACATCAGGTCGTTGCGATAGGCGTGACTGTCATGCGCGCCTTGGAGACCAACGTCACCACCAATGACGAGGTCAATGCGGACGACAACTGGACCAGCAAGTTCATCTTCCCTCCTTACCGTTTCGCCATCCCTACCGCCATCGTCACCAACTTCCATCTGCCTTGCTCTACGATGCTGATGACCGTTGCCGCTTTCGGTGGTTACGAGAATGTAATGAAGGCTTATTCTACTGCTATCGCGGAAGGTTATAAGTTCGGTCCTTACGGCGATGCGATGCTTATTCTCTAG
- a CDS encoding DNA processing protein has protein sequence MEKCDFDERAGMLALNRIFGFEPIVGKRLLEALGSAKEAFGMKREELRELIGPYPKYLDALIPQKLDEARKELEDLGKRGFRFLDLGMEEYPELLRECEDPPIGLYVRASAPLGEIFGRRPKIAVVGTRDISPYGRQWCSTLVRTMARCPVRPTIVSGLAIGTDIIAQRTALEEGLPTIGVMATGIDSVYPYRHTHDAAMIAAAPASALVTDYPPGTQPLAIHFLRRNRIIAGLSEATILIESKIRGGGMMTARLAFSYQRDVYALPGRIDDVRSQGCNYMLREKIAEPFTDIDELMERLGLGNGPARQRRDLGSEIRQALGDMVPEDRLPQILRIAGLIREKRGISLPELCAETGWDWQDVAYCTGMLENGDIIETDLLQKCWIKTKNL, from the coding sequence ATGGAAAAATGTGATTTTGACGAGAGGGCGGGAATGCTCGCCTTGAACAGGATTTTCGGCTTCGAGCCGATTGTGGGAAAGAGACTGCTGGAAGCGCTGGGCTCGGCGAAGGAAGCATTCGGCATGAAACGGGAAGAACTCAGGGAACTGATCGGTCCGTACCCGAAGTACCTTGACGCCCTCATACCACAAAAACTGGACGAAGCCAGGAAAGAACTTGAAGATCTCGGAAAACGGGGATTCCGGTTCCTGGACCTCGGGATGGAAGAATATCCGGAACTTCTCCGGGAATGCGAGGATCCCCCTATCGGACTATATGTCCGGGCTTCAGCCCCGCTCGGAGAAATCTTCGGGAGGCGGCCCAAGATCGCCGTCGTCGGGACCAGGGACATCAGCCCCTACGGCCGGCAATGGTGCTCAACCCTGGTCCGGACAATGGCCCGCTGCCCTGTCAGGCCAACGATAGTCAGCGGACTGGCCATCGGCACCGACATAATCGCGCAACGCACGGCCCTCGAAGAGGGACTTCCGACTATCGGGGTCATGGCAACGGGCATCGACTCCGTCTATCCATACCGGCACACCCATGACGCCGCCATGATCGCCGCAGCCCCTGCCTCCGCCCTGGTGACGGACTACCCGCCCGGGACCCAGCCCCTCGCGATCCACTTTCTCCGCCGCAACCGGATAATCGCCGGCCTGAGCGAAGCGACCATTCTCATAGAATCGAAGATCAGGGGCGGAGGCATGATGACCGCAAGACTTGCGTTCTCATACCAGCGCGACGTGTACGCCCTGCCGGGGCGTATCGATGACGTCCGGTCGCAGGGGTGCAATTACATGCTCCGGGAGAAGATCGCCGAACCGTTCACAGACATCGACGAACTGATGGAAAGGCTCGGGCTGGGAAACGGTCCTGCAAGGCAACGCAGGGACCTCGGATCGGAAATCAGGCAGGCGCTCGGGGACATGGTCCCGGAAGACAGGTTGCCGCAGATCCTCCGGATTGCGGGGCTGATCCGGGAAAAGCGCGGAATCTCGTTGCCGGAGCTATGTGCAGAGACCGGCTGGGACTGGCAGGACGTCGCCTATTGCACCGGGATGCTCGAGAACGGAGACATCATCGAGACGGACTTGCTGCAAAAATGTTGGATAAAAACGAAAAATCTGTAG
- a CDS encoding TatD DNase family protein has protein sequence MARYIDTHAHFYDEGLVKDSEEAIGRAIQAGVTKMIQADIDSKERDLMWEIADRHPGAIFNMTGLYPGSVGKDWEHELEAMMPYFGRGSVAVGEIGLDYHWSVEFAAEQKLALKAQLELADRMDMPVNIHLRDATDDFFAVLEECRGLRMRGNVHAFSGSWETFVKLQKYGDWSVGIGGVVTYKNAKVAESVKKIPLEKILLETDAPYLPPVPHRGERNESCYIPLIAAKIAELKGIDIEEVAAVTTANAESLFRI, from the coding sequence ATGGCAAGATATATCGACACACATGCCCATTTCTATGACGAAGGACTCGTAAAAGACAGCGAGGAAGCCATCGGAAGGGCTATACAGGCCGGAGTCACAAAAATGATCCAGGCCGACATAGACAGCAAAGAGAGAGACCTTATGTGGGAAATCGCTGACCGCCATCCGGGAGCGATATTCAACATGACGGGACTCTATCCGGGCTCGGTCGGAAAGGACTGGGAGCACGAGCTGGAGGCGATGATGCCGTACTTCGGGCGCGGATCCGTCGCTGTCGGGGAAATCGGGCTGGACTACCACTGGTCGGTCGAATTTGCCGCGGAGCAGAAGCTGGCGCTGAAGGCCCAGCTGGAACTGGCCGACCGCATGGACATGCCGGTGAATATCCATCTCCGGGACGCGACGGACGATTTCTTCGCCGTGCTCGAAGAATGCAGAGGCCTGCGGATGCGGGGAAATGTGCATGCGTTCAGCGGCAGTTGGGAGACGTTCGTGAAGCTGCAGAAATATGGGGACTGGTCGGTCGGAATCGGCGGCGTAGTCACATACAAGAACGCCAAGGTAGCCGAGAGCGTCAAGAAGATTCCGCTGGAGAAGATCCTGCTGGAGACCGATGCGCCTTATCTGCCGCCGGTGCCGCATCGCGGCGAGAGGAACGAGAGCTGCTATATCCCGCTTATTGCGGCCAAGATTGCCGAGCTTAAAGGAATTGACATCGAAGAAGTCGCCGCGGTCACTACGGCCAATGCGGAGAGCCTCTTCAGAATATGA
- a CDS encoding asparaginase, which translates to MIYTGGTIGMKQDATDQTLKPFDFGQILNEVPEIRKFAFKIDTYTFDPLIDSSDVEPALWVNLAQLIRDRYDLYDGFIILHGTDTMAYSASALSFMMDGLTKPVIFTGSQLPIGVPRTDGKENLISAVEIASAKDSEGHALVPEVCIYFNSLLMRGNRCTKTDAEAFRAFRSPNCDPLAEAGINIRYDSSLIRKPLDWYQSLSISTNLDTRVSILKVHPGITPQLVRTVMCDPETRAVIMETYGSGNAPTKQWFLDIIRESCESGKVVVNVTQCQAGTVNMNLYATGKALKDAGVLNGYDCTTESCLAKLFYLMGKSPDNEWVKGMMERNLKGEISK; encoded by the coding sequence ATGATCTACACCGGCGGCACAATCGGAATGAAACAGGACGCCACGGACCAGACTCTGAAGCCTTTCGACTTCGGCCAGATCCTCAACGAGGTGCCTGAAATCCGTAAATTCGCATTCAAGATCGACACATATACCTTCGATCCGCTGATCGACTCTTCCGACGTAGAACCGGCCCTCTGGGTCAATCTCGCGCAGCTGATCCGCGACCGCTATGACCTCTACGACGGATTCATAATCCTTCATGGCACCGACACGATGGCCTATTCCGCCTCTGCGCTCAGCTTCATGATGGACGGGCTGACAAAGCCGGTCATCTTCACCGGAAGCCAGCTCCCGATCGGAGTCCCGAGGACCGACGGCAAAGAGAACCTTATTTCGGCCGTCGAAATAGCTTCGGCCAAGGACTCCGAAGGTCATGCCCTCGTCCCGGAGGTATGCATATATTTCAATTCACTGCTGATGAGGGGAAACAGATGTACCAAGACTGACGCGGAGGCGTTCAGGGCATTCAGGAGCCCGAACTGCGATCCCCTCGCGGAGGCCGGCATAAACATCCGCTACGACAGCTCCCTGATCAGGAAGCCTCTGGACTGGTACCAGAGCCTTTCCATAAGCACCAATCTGGATACGAGAGTTTCCATTCTGAAGGTCCATCCGGGCATCACTCCGCAGCTTGTTCGGACAGTGATGTGCGACCCGGAGACAAGGGCCGTGATCATGGAGACTTATGGCTCGGGAAATGCCCCGACGAAGCAGTGGTTCCTGGACATAATCCGGGAGTCTTGCGAAAGCGGGAAGGTGGTCGTCAATGTCACTCAGTGCCAGGCCGGTACCGTCAACATGAACCTTTATGCAACCGGAAAAGCTCTCAAGGATGCCGGCGTCCTGAACGGATATGACTGCACGACAGAGAGTTGCCTCGCCAAGCTTTTTTACCTCATGGGAAAAAGCCCTGACAATGAGTGGGTAAAGGGAATGATGGAGCGGAACCTCAAGGGGGAAATATCCAAATAA
- a CDS encoding biopolymer transport protein ExbB, protein MILAAISVLAVSANNIYAQDEAAAPAQEEAVAPAEEVSAPAAAAEETPLNQALKTKFIEGGAGFMSLIIICLIIGLALSIERILYLTFAKTNTQKLLASVESALAEGGIEKAKEVCRNTRGPVASIFYQGLLRYDQGVDTVEKTIVSYGSVQMSNMESGLSWISLFIAIAPSLGFLGTVIGMIQAFDDIQKAGDISPNVVAGGMKVALITTVGGLIVAMILQVFYNYILAKIENLTIDMEDSSISLVDMITKYNKK, encoded by the coding sequence ATGATTCTCGCAGCAATCAGCGTTCTCGCTGTTTCTGCTAACAACATCTACGCTCAGGACGAGGCTGCCGCTCCTGCACAGGAAGAGGCCGTTGCTCCTGCTGAGGAAGTATCTGCTCCGGCTGCTGCCGCTGAAGAGACTCCTCTCAACCAGGCACTCAAGACCAAGTTCATCGAGGGTGGTGCAGGCTTCATGTCCCTGATCATCATCTGCCTTATCATCGGTCTTGCACTCTCTATCGAGCGTATCCTTTATCTTACTTTTGCAAAAACCAATACCCAGAAGCTCCTCGCTTCCGTTGAGTCTGCTCTTGCAGAGGGCGGTATCGAGAAGGCTAAAGAGGTATGCCGCAATACCCGCGGTCCTGTAGCAAGCATCTTCTACCAGGGACTTCTCCGTTACGACCAGGGTGTCGACACAGTTGAAAAGACAATCGTATCTTACGGTTCAGTTCAGATGAGCAACATGGAAAGCGGTCTTTCTTGGATCTCTCTCTTCATCGCCATCGCTCCGTCTCTCGGATTCCTCGGAACCGTTATCGGTATGATCCAGGCCTTCGATGATATCCAGAAGGCAGGTGATATTTCTCCTAACGTTGTCGCCGGAGGTATGAAGGTTGCCCTTATCACCACTGTCGGTGGTTTGATCGTAGCCATGATTCTCCAGGTGTTCTACAACTATATCCTCGCGAAGATCGAGAACCTTACTATCGATATGGAAGATTCTTCAATCTCCCTCGTTGATATGATCACCAAATACAACAAGAAATAA